GCAACGgtcaggaaaaacaaaacaaaaacacacactaagtcttgtgtgtgtgtcatcttGTAAAAACATATACCAGTGCAAGTAAATAATGGTAATCCAACACTAAAAATGAACACAAACCAATTACTCACTCAGTGATAGCAGTATGTTCTTGGAGTCATGGGACATTTGATAGGCACCTAGCCCAGCTAAGCTCCCAAAAAGAAGGCCGGCTGCAAGAGACGGGACACTGCCTgaaatgaaaaagtaaaagatGAGACATGAATGCAACTGTAAATCAGAGCTGCAACTATGTTACTGTTCGTATTTGGAGTTCTTAGTTTTTCAATAGGCAGCACAAACAGTggtcttaaaaacaaaaaaacaccataaaCTATGTATTTATATGGATGCATATCAAAATAATACACACAAAGCTATTCAAGTTTTGCCTAATGCCTTGCAAAGCCCATCTTCCTGTAATAGTGATTAAAGCATTACTGCATGCTTTCCCAGTCAGATTACACGGTGATCGGTGTTGGGCAGCTGTACAGGGGGACATGCAGGAATAACCAATACCTTCTGCAGCCTTAGAATCACAGTGGCTGAGATTGACTATCTCTCAGCCATGGTGTTCTGAATATATTTAAAGGGCTGTATGCAGAGCTGATCTTCAGCCCTGCATACAGCATAcatgtcagtctggggccactaaaaaatTACCCCAGCTCACAGAGGGGAGCCCAAGGTATCGATTGATGATTGGGACTCCCTGTTGTGAGAAGAGTTTTAACCATGGTCATACCAAAACATTAGCATATGTCAATATAATCTAATGGTGTTAATGCTTATAGGTATAGTTAGAACGTAATGACGTCTTAACATTCTGTTAAATAAAAATTATGGCAGTTTTCATTTCTTCTGACATCTCAAAACTTAAATGTGCCATAGTGATTTAGTAGAACTAGATTATATTCCATCGTGAAGTATATGTCAAACTGCTCAAAACAGCTCAATACTGTACAACAGATATACTTGGTTACAGGTCTTTAAGATGATGCAGATACTGTCATACGTAATGCTCAGTGAAAATATTTAATCTAGTTTTCTTTTGGATTTATTAATTTCCTGATCACAATGCAATgggaatttaattaaataaagttGCATTTGGCCAACATTCTGTCCACTAAAGTCCAGTAACGGAACGCCAATCACTCCACATGCCCAATAAAGCAGTATAGATGTACGTACTGGCAGAGAGTTCCCACATTTAGACTGAAATAGTAAGGCTGGAAAACAAGCCAAATTGGGGAATGTTTCCAATTATAGCCTAAAATATGAAGCTCCTTAGTCAATCCCATCAATTCCCAATTTTgaaaataaccctgtatatacaCACGTGGGGAGTGGATgcaggaaaaaataaatgaaaactctTTCATACCTGCTTTAACATAGCCAATCACTCCTCCAGAAGCTACCAGTGCTGCATAGCTAAATCCAAACCAGTCGACAGGCATTCTAAACAGGAGAATGAATACAaagttaatataataaaataaataacaaatatccATTGAGCAGCAAAACTTCCAAATAAATGTAAAGTGATAGGAATTTCAAGATcattaaagctgcactgtcaccccacccttaaaaaaaatataatttcataaagatagaatctgtatgaaatactcatattgaccgTGTTGGAATTCAACtgaaagagatatacagagacaaagtaggcgCTAGTTTGTCTCTATAGATTTCCTACGCCTGAGACTTCTAGAAGTTTCAATCCCACCAGTGAAGGCTGCATGGAATTGACTTGCTCTATGGAGGATTCCGTGGtcctgtgggatcctccatagacctcaatgctgtactttctcacatgtgcgagagtacagcagtggtGTCAGCTCCTGGCGCTTCTGAAGAAGACTCCCCAGAGGAAGATGGCTGCATCCGCTAAGGGACAGGTCCAAGTAAGCAAATCTTACCTTTACTTGCCTCCCCCTGCCCGCAACGGTGATGTCACCATCGGGGATCTTCGCGAATTCTGCAAAGTGCCCAGATGGTTTCAGTGctgctttaaagtgacactataggcacccacgcctctttagctcattgaagtggtctgggtacagtgtcccttttgcacttagtgctgcaatgttaaacactgcagttccagagatagtgcaatgtttacattgcagcactaagtctgtggctgtctagcagactgGAGGAGCTTCCTGGCTGCTAacggatgctggatgtcctcacactctgcagaaagacatccagtgtcagctaTTTCCCCATAAGAATgcagagacctaatgcgcattcaatgctttcctatggggattccggcgacactgaaggtcctcatgcatagcgtgaggacgtctagcgtcgtttaaaacactttttgtgttttaagaacccggaagtccctcttgtGACTGTCTGATAGataaccactagaggaggacttaaccctgcaaggtaattatttataaaaactgcatTAGTTACACTactgggttaagggtgatgggagttggcacccagacaactccaatgggcagaagtggtctgggtgcctggagtttccctttaagtctatTATTTCTTAAGCTCAGTTTCAGGGATACAttttgcctgtgtgaattcaccagttttaattcaCCTGTGTGAATTTGCCTGAAAATTAAAATTTTTGCCCTGAATGTAATGTGCTATCAAATCTAATGCACATTCAAATTTGGaaacttaattttaaaaataagggATGCATCATATCTGACTGCCTCAAATCTTCACAGAgtgtaaacttgtttgagcagggccttactTACTGCTAAATATATCCATTCTGTAATTGCAGAGTGCTGCAGTAtatgttggcgctacataaatgccAACAATAAtcgtaataataaataatttatcaaTCCAGGAGGAATCCCAAAGAAACTACCCTGAGCTCTATATTGTAAAACACATTTTGAACAGGGCCTTGTCTGCCAACATtatctgtgtatgtcagttaCTTACTGTTAACTATTCCCACTGTATAACTGCAAAGCACTGCAGACAATGTTGttgttatataaataattgaattaTTTTCCTCCTGCAATATCATGTGAATGATATGTTGTCAAAGCCAACATTTTCCATATGTTGCCATCAGCATGGATGGATGTGTCCAGTAATGTGGGGTGGGTCTGGCAGCCCTACACTGGGCATATTCTTACTGCTTGGAACCTTATCTTACAGAACAGCCTTCTACAGATACAAACTCACTGACCCACCACCCAAACTATCATCTCTCAGCAGGCAACGAGCATTCTATTCACAATTCACCAAACTTGGGCTGCACAGGAATACAGTGATACATTTAATGTAAATCTCATGCAGATCTCGcaaatatgaataaatatatgGACAGTCTAATAACCTGCAATCATTACACAGAACATGCAAGGAGCTGGCAGAGGCATATGATATAATTACACTCACCTGTAAAATGATCACAGTGTATCTCTGCAGTAAAAGCAATGACCTCAATGCTAGAAGCTAAGAACCTGGAAGAGGAAGAGAGGAGTGGTCACATGATCTTAGTACCACGTGTGTCAGTCAAGATACTCCCACAGTGCTAATAATGAGAAGGTCTTCTCTCAGTCTGCTCTATGAGATAAGTAACTGACTCCCTGCTTATCAGAACTACAAAGCAAATAAAATGCATTGCTCTGCACAAAGTAATTTGGTCACTCTGCAGGCTAAGaatatttttccattttgtgtacactctagaacaggggtaggcaaccttttagcagcactgtgccgatacaggattgtgatgtcccgtagcgtgccggtcctatttttttttttttttaatcgaggGGTGTATGtggccgtattctgcttgtgttatttttactgtaattgctttgtatcgttgtatttgtgcgtataagcagggccgtctttaatagtgactggactctgggcaaagcatttgctttgggccccctggaccctgtcccccctcctcaggcatgCAATCACATCCTCCAtctcaacacagtggcggacataaagtagagaggtgcaagaaaatttgggggtctccctgttgcataggtgattaaaaggtagatccccatctgtcgtgcaactccagaaatgcaaagacagctggggctctaccattaacccatgtttgcaggtctgtatttagcactaagcagtttttgtgtgtttgaatgtaaacaggtttttgtatggaatatgtttgtaggtggtgttggcgtgattgcaagcatgtatttgtgtagtgttggtttttgaatgcaggggtgtattaacatataattttggtgtgtaacacagacatgcgtttgtacgtagtgttgaaatctgaatgcaggggtgtatttgtgtgtagtgttagtgtgtgaatgctgagatgtatgcacatatacacacacacacacacacacacacacagatctatacacactgaaatgcgcacacacacacacacacagacatgctgacatacaaacatactgacacacacacagatatactgacacacacaaagacatactgacacacagacatgctgacacacacacagatatactgacacacaaagacatgatgacacacacacagacatactaacacacacacacactgacagacatactgacacagacatacactttaaaacccaccctccagtatcctacctttcctgctggtggctgaaggtgttgggagttggagtCTAGAGCTCTCGGCCAGCTCCCCTCCAAtcagcctactcttctttcccgcgcgctcctctctttgtgggaggaaatgATGCGCggtcatcacttcctcccagcctgctgccgaaaagcaaggggcccgcttgcgctgttaaagcgcctcagcgtgcgacgggtcccctgctgacagaagcccaccgggtggtcctCTGCACATGGGCAacgcggtgggcctccttagtgtgcggattaccggccagaggttaagaaatagttgaggccagcagggctcacggtgcagctggccagtttgccccgcgttaaagacagccctgcgtatacaagctattatattgttcatgagtagtttatagtattgtgtatgatacatatgaatgtgggctgtgtatgtatgcttgtggaattgtgtatgtgtgtggatggatatgtcacagtgtgtgtttggtagtgtgtgggagcTGTTTGGGGTAtagcatgtggggttgtgtgcttgtatatggattgttagtggtgtttcgtttgtgcggattgtgtgcatgtttgtatgtgggctgtccgtattatttgtataaggggagggttattctgcatttctgtgtatatctagcagtgtgggtggcttccagtggggactaggccAGCCATGGGAATGTCAAggataggagctgcaacagcaactgcgagctgctctactacagtgtggattcctattcagaagtgctgggaggaagtgatctgagattacttcctctacgtgctgcaatgcataaattgaggattgtccttcactaccttttcggattagcagatatctgaaattttactgggactcctgataggtcagagcctgtttggctctagcagccttgagtgctctAGAATTCGTATTTTGTAACATGGCAGGTAAAAGTGTACTTtagcgtattttattattttgcaatcttgtgaaaagcaaattgcgtattttattattaacagcatggctcgacaaatcccaagcGCCAGATCGCCACGGCGACTAGAAATTTCGCCCTGGCGTCTGGGATTTGCCAGCTCTCTAGTCAGTGTGGAAGAGAGCTTCGACGGCGGCCGTCATGGCGAATATTGGAGGCTGCCGGCCGCCCGCGGAAGCACTATGCGGTGCTGCCACCCGCGGGAGCATTGTGagcagcgcgcaagggagcagtacTCTGTTTGCAGCTGCTGTCTGCTCCCTCGCTCTGCCTAATGATGTCAGGAGCCGAATTATGGCGTCATTCCAGCCCTGGCATCATTACAGAGCGCGAGGGGGCAGAGATGAGCTACAGGCAGAGTACTGCTACCACAGAAagagagcagccacactggaccccccCAGGAAAGACCCATTTAGCTCTCCCAAAGGtcgggaggctgggtgggtttcaattaaaacaaaaatgtgtgtgtgcgtttgtgagagagcctgtcagtgtgtgtgtgggtgtgattGAGCATGTCTGTGTGAGCCTGTCAAGAGAGTCTGTGTGAGCGCttgtcagagtgtgtgcgtgcaagcctgttgtcagcttaagagtgtgagtgagtctgtcagagtgtgtgtgtgtgtatgagcctgtcagattgtgtgtgtgtcctgtcagagtgtatgtgtgtgagcgcctgtcagagtttgtgtgtgcgcgtctgtcaaagtgtgtgcatgcaagcctgttgtcagcatgagtgtgtatgttcctgtcaaagtgggtgtgtgtgagagcctgtcagtgtgtgtatgcgcgtttaggtacctgccccctccGATCACATGAGGAAGGTGTTTACTCAACTTTCTTCCCATTTTCTCACGCCGTGACAGTTTCaccatggctgagatgatcaatctttatgatctcagctaagccaatgctttcccttagaaaagcattgggaggaatTTATGCATGTGGAGCAAATgtaccaatctgcatctcctcatagagatgcattacattAATCAATCTCTATGCAGATCTTGGAGACATTGAATCTGGGTTTGCtctttagtggccatctgagtgactgtcactagaggtgttagtaagcagcaatgtaaactcaAATTGTTGGCTAACCAACATGCTGTACCATGTCtgactttccagggggcggcaaaaaaacgcCGCCCCAAATGTCCAGGCAAATAGCCTGGTGGCAGGCGGCTAGCTGAGTACCAAGGCGggcgcagagtgatgctgggaaccggaatgacatcatattctggctcccggcatcactctccgatgcgcaagggagctgagcagagaaagctcacaaatcagtgctcCCACGCCGCCCACCTTGTAATTCAGCTAGCCGCCCAACTGCCTGCATGTCTACCTCCCTCCCTGCccaagcagccccactggacccaggtaaaaaaatccacccagctctcccaaaggctgggtggatttaaattacaattaaaaaataatctgtgaatGTTGGGGGGAAATTATCTCACTATGCAATGTCCCACCCCACATTTCTTTGGGAAATTACATAAATGGACACACACAGATTCTTACGCATTActatacacaaagacacaaagactcatatacacaaacacacatgtatTGCCACGCTGCCCGCCAGGTCCACTCCTGCCAGAGTGCGGTCTGGGAAGCGGCAGGTGCGTCTCGTCATGGCGGCATTCCCACATCATAAGGGGCATGCTGCCAAATACTTACTTTTTGTCAAGGCACCGCCAGGTCTGCTCCTGCCCGAATGTGGACTGGGACTTGGCGAGCACATCTCATTGCAGTGGCATTCCTACGTGGTAATGGGAATGTTGCAATTACTCACCTTATCCCGCGGCACCTGCTGTCCTCACTCCGAGCAGTCTCGGAGCTGACAGGTACCCCTTCCCTCACAcagccccttccctccctctctacAAACATTAGAGATGCCGGGTGCTGCACTTCAGAACCTTTTAAAGTTCTTAATTAACCCCTGAAGTGCCTAACTATTgggtaacgtgtgtgtgtgacgtcacacacacacattccactGTCACATGCTCCTCTACAACCAATGAAGGAGCACCATAggctatttaaaccttttttgtccatctctctgtgccctgtcgtggtttccattgtggttatcCAAGAGCGCGTTTCTGGTATCGtttattgtgtattttgaccttggctatgttattgactattctgatttctgtaaTTCTTGGACTTTGGCTTTGTTactgactattctgacttctgtattccttgacctttggctttccTAACCGTTTACGTacactctgtattcctgacctcagcCTGTCTTGTACTTTTCCTTTTATCtgttaaatctggccattctaaggcccggtaatacgcctCAGAGTTTTCTTTATTGcttttacttaagttctgcgtgatGGGCATATTAATGTATCCTCACATGTATATACAAAGACttatacaaacacatatttataaatacacTTGCAGTTAGGTCcacaaatatttggacactgacacaattttcataattttggctctgtacgccaccacaatggatttgaaatgaaacaactggGATGCAATGAAAgcgcagactttcagctttatttCAAGGGGtcgaacaaaaatattgtataaaacgTTTCAGAATTGCAACTGttttcatacacagtccccttatatcaggggctcaaatgtaattgaacaaattaacacaatcataaataaaatgttaatttttaatactttatcGAGAATTCTTTccaggcaatgactgcttgaagtctggaacgcatggacatcaccaaacacTGGGTGTGTTCCTTTGCCAGACCTTTACTGCACCTGTCTTCATTTGTTGTTTGTTCATGGGTTTTTCTGCCTTCAGTTAGTTTTGTCTTCAGctagtgaaatgcatgctcgatctggttgagatcaggtgattgactcTGCCATTGCAAAATATTCCACTTCCTTGCCTTAAAAAACTGCTAGGTTGCGTTCACAGTATGCTTTTGAGTTattgtgcatctgtaaagggaaGCGCCGTCCAATCAACTTTGCCAAATATGGCTGAATCTGAGCAGgcaatatatccctatacacttcatCCGGCTACTTCTGTCAACACTAGTGAGccagtgccattggaagccatgcatgtCCATGCCATCACACCGTcttttacagatgatgtggtatgcttcGAATCATGAGCCGTTACAAgtcctctttatttattttttcttgccaTCATTCTGATACATGTCGATCTTCTTTttatctgtccaaagaatgctaTTCCAGAACTGGGTGgcttttttagttttttggggCAAAGTCTAATCTGACCTGTCTATTCTTGAGGCTTGTGAATGGTTTTCAAATTGTTGTTACCCTCTATATTTGCTCTTGTGGAGTCTTCTCTTTATTGCAGACTTTGATAAAGATATGTGTACTTCCTGGAGAGTATTCTTCACTTGGCTGTTGTGAAGGGGGTTTTCTGTACCATGGAAAGGAGCCTACGATCATCCACTACTGTTGTCTTCCATGgtagtctcttttttttttttttttctcagaatgtaccAAAGTTGATTTGTCTACTCCTAGTGTTTCTGCTATCTCTCTGGtagatttttagttttttacagTCTAAGGATGGCCTGTTTCACTTGCTCCGTTGACCacatgttgtgggttcacagcaacaACTTCCAATTGCGATtgccacacctggaatcaactccagacccctttttttttccaaattgagTCATGTGAGTAAAACAATGCAGAGTAAAGAAAAAAGAGGTGTATATATGTAGTTAATAAACTCCTAGTTAAAGCagcctcatttaaaaaaataataatacagaacaataaaaatCAGGCTAGTCAAACATTTAGTGGCAGTATAGGTGAATGACATGGTGAGCATTATATAGGCGTAAACTTGCTAAATTGAATCAGGATAGGCAAACATGAACTCCAGATCTTTTACCTGattaattgatgaagaaataacgAAGAAATAGCCCACACCTGTTcatgaaacagcttttgagtcaattACTTTTGGTTCCTTAAAAAAAGAGTGGGCTACATATTAAcccgttaaccccttcaggaccgctgacggttcaggaccgtcagcggtaaaacgtgcgtttggaccgctgacggtcctgaaccgtcatagcgaaaaacgggctgcgggaagcgatcaaagatcgctccCGCCAGTATAAcgctgtaactatctgccagacatcccaggcagatagtaacagccaattgcagcgtgtgagcgatccgcgatcgctcacacttggctgctgtcaaagtgggtgttacaaacactcactttgacagtgatctctgcccctctctcctctgtagcgttttgtgaggcgagagaaacagagatcgtgatagtttgttgcagcagaagtgttccagagctttatacagtatctaaagtgaattaaaaaaaatcagttttaaccccttccctgccagatctgttacagcagtgcatttgtactgtctgtattttttattttattttttgcccttgaagggttaaatttgttttaaaaatctgtgtCTTGGTCTGTTTTGGTCTCatttggtctgtcttggtctgtcttagtcagtcagtttccttccccaaaatctccattagatttttgtgacaggagttagtttagggattgctgtttagtctgttttagtaaaaaaaaaaagtataaaatgttttttgtgtgtttgtaatttgttttagtcgtgtgtaaaacatgcagcgtatgtataacttgcaaGAGGCATATGCCTTATTGGCGttagactctgacgccactgacactgcgtcagattttgacccaggtcagttttctgacacgtctagtcaagacaacatgtcatctgtgtgtgagccggctgaagaaagaagctgtgcttcctctgctacgccgaatgtggaggaggactgggtacctccacagttagccgagcccaacgtccccccttttagtgccaacacaggcattaatgttaatgtggatggcttctccccaatgcagtatgtagaactatttttaggggataccatctggaaggagattgcttcccagactaacttgtatgctacccagttattgataacaatccaggtagctatacagccagggagcatgactggcatcccacagatgtcccagagcttaaaaaattcttacaatgctcatggggattataaagaagccatcgattcgcttatactggagcaccaacccaataatgtctagtccagtattctcccaaaccatgcctagagccagatacgagttactgctgagatttttacatttcagtgacaataccctctgtcaccctagagatcacccccaatacgataggcttcataaaatccgcccactgctagaccattttcaggacaaattttcggatgtttacaccccccaacaaaatttatccatagatgaatctctaatgaaatacaaagggagattagggttcagacaatacatcccctcaaagcgctctaggtatgtcATAAAACtctacaaactgtgcgagagcgaaagtggatacacatttgcctttcgtgtatatgatgggaaacttgtatgggacctactaaaccccttgtttaataaaatctttatgtggataatttttatagtagtgtccgtctgtttaaaacactttatggtttacagacactggcctgcggcactgccagaaaaaattccaaagactttccaTGATCTCTCAtagatacaaaatgtaaaaaaggagaatgtaaagcacttcgcaaagctgaagtgcttgcactaaaatttagggacaggtAGGATGAcaacatgctaaccaccatcgATGTCGAACGCATGTcagacgtctctgtccggggcagagtagagtccaaaccggtttgcatcagggcatataataagtacatggggggtgttgatttggctgatcagctgatgcagccatatcttatattacgaaaaaccaaagcatggtatagCAACCCAGaactcatttttgctttttttaaaaaaaataatccagggaaaaccacctttctccaatttcagttgaaaataatttctttaacaatttatgtagatggacaagttccaacaacggtgcaagctgagtccagacattttatttttaagttaccgccaactgctagaaaaaaaaccCCCCAGAAACGTTGGcgggaaaaaaaaatgggaaaaggacagacaccccttttcactttcctgattgcccttcgaaaccaggacgatgtgtaggaacatgtttcaagctgtaccacacaggacagttgtaagaagtgttcttgaatttttattttattttctgtttctttggaaagcagccattttttgttggtcagtttccttcccccaaatctccagttagattctatttgcaggagtcagtttaaagattgctgctaaatgtacatttgctacctgcacatttggcctaacaagtttttctggcagtaacacataaccagctggccaaaaccagatgacgtgtgcataaaaaccagaataaaaaaattaccactacactttctttggggggcaaaatggttggggaaaagaagtcaaaacaccccatcctctataacctttgatgtctactttataaaaatatatactatatatactgtcatgatggtaacattaactggggggtacaaaaatatatgtcaaactgaagatagaccaagcatacctatatatcaagttgaaaaactgacatgta
The nucleotide sequence above comes from Pelobates fuscus isolate aPelFus1 chromosome 4, aPelFus1.pri, whole genome shotgun sequence. Encoded proteins:
- the TMEM14C gene encoding transmembrane protein 14C: MPVDWFGFSYAALVASGGVIGYVKAGSVPSLAAGLLFGSLAGLGAYQMSHDSKNILLSLIASGTLAGVMGFRFYNSGKFMPAGLIAGASLLMVGRLGLKMLQKPHDP